In Thermospira aquatica, the following proteins share a genomic window:
- a CDS encoding zinc-ribbon domain-containing protein, whose translation MPDKILTCKDCGKEFTFTEGEQAFYQEKGFTNEPARCPDCRRARKQQRNNRSFGGGSSRW comes from the coding sequence ATGCCAGACAAAATTCTCACCTGCAAGGATTGTGGGAAAGAATTCACCTTTACAGAAGGTGAACAGGCTTTCTACCAGGAAAAGGGGTTCACAAATGAACCCGCACGCTGTCCTGATTGCCGTAGGGCCAGGAAACAACAGCGAAACAATCGTTCCTTTGGTGGCGGTTCTTCCAGGTGGTAG
- a CDS encoding HEAT repeat domain-containing protein, protein MRNRIVSAFLLLIVGWVFAAHNVTEEYINSLGAESIDQLMVAAALEDPNDVPIKIKAILRLGELKAKEAVPVLIDALGYGSETIIRVGGTRKIYTYQVRLVAAKALAQIGDERAVHALASRAYQDEDPIVKRAAVQALGLMGNKAKDKYVLTVLYDLLDKTPDNALVADICEALGKIGDKSSFVYLLRVTQGPYLNSVKEVAQKSITQIKWNEPNVFETDKSGGGSGTQTPYTK, encoded by the coding sequence ATGAGAAACCGTATTGTATCAGCCTTTTTGCTGTTGATTGTGGGGTGGGTGTTTGCAGCGCATAATGTGACAGAAGAGTATATTAATTCATTGGGAGCTGAGTCTATCGATCAATTGATGGTAGCTGCAGCATTGGAGGATCCTAATGATGTTCCTATCAAAATAAAGGCTATTTTGCGTTTGGGTGAACTTAAGGCCAAAGAGGCTGTGCCCGTTCTTATTGATGCTCTCGGTTATGGTTCGGAGACTATTATTCGAGTTGGGGGGACGAGGAAAATCTACACCTATCAGGTGCGTTTGGTTGCAGCCAAGGCACTGGCTCAAATAGGGGATGAAAGAGCTGTCCATGCTCTGGCGTCTCGTGCTTATCAAGATGAGGACCCTATTGTGAAAAGAGCAGCAGTTCAGGCGCTTGGTCTTATGGGAAATAAAGCAAAGGATAAATATGTTCTTACTGTTTTGTATGATCTGCTTGATAAAACTCCTGACAACGCGCTGGTTGCTGATATCTGTGAAGCGCTTGGAAAGATAGGGGATAAATCTTCTTTTGTGTATCTTTTACGAGTGACCCAGGGACCATATCTTAACTCGGTGAAAGAAGTGGCTCAAAAGAGTATCACCCAGATCAAATGGAACGAGCCCAATGTTTTTGAAACTGATAAAAGTGGCGGGGGCTCAGGAACCCAAACTCCTTATACGAAGTAA
- a CDS encoding methyl-accepting chemotaxis protein: MRRVWVVVLFFLNFSLMAAFSFEIPLLENWRYTYGDNVVYSHEEYDDNEWMVVQFPTTTFRFEGISVPYTWLRKRFFVPERLKGNRLGLYTGRIHDAVEIYLNGVLIGVSGSQPPQRYFGTPHAPRGFLLPEEVLRYGGTNLLAIRVYTHKTQGAFGEILVAPYQEVLERVHRESFLGLGIPQVVTIVSLFMVLYFLFLFWKNREKTYLFLAIGAFFIGIYYMDIYVEYLPIDYLLKQKIAFSGLYLCFIFFILFFHSFYGFQRKWQEMLAFIFGGGSVIANFLMPDFPMWEMIMGSVVQLVWVLPAVLYILWVNLSAVFQKKTYAFLMFVGAFFAIFFSLRDSFGFILRMWARYWTSSWGMLLFSVSMFISMALRAADIQKESMEKEEKLRKQKGELQEVLEKTEQVVVELGETSQELDREISSARMAMEYVIDLSREMRGEFQREAEKLRESARATALVAGGMGNVMQRLERENQLIQRGMKSFDELVRSIGEMVGELRQLKDVMGGLKEGVLSLGEQTKASQGALEELSGRAENVFVLLGNIQKIADDTNTLAINAAIQSAHAGEYGKSFAIVGQEVRNLALSVARLAETVTSEVQEMNNELSGVQAHFGRLEQEFGRTLKELERVEGLLGVFQERLEKQREGSQNVVMTIQELDKVVGGLLMDLGKQKEDVQEFVRTLEKTEKLLEAFMSKLDSQREKEEKVLQVMESLSGLSQKHKEIVASLTDVVIGKEGRG; encoded by the coding sequence ATGCGAAGGGTGTGGGTGGTGGTATTGTTTTTTCTTAATTTTTCTTTAATGGCTGCTTTCTCGTTTGAGATTCCTCTTTTGGAAAACTGGCGGTATACGTATGGGGATAATGTTGTATATAGTCACGAGGAGTATGATGATAACGAGTGGATGGTGGTACAGTTTCCTACTACAACCTTTCGTTTTGAGGGTATAAGTGTTCCTTATACTTGGTTAAGAAAACGTTTTTTTGTTCCTGAGAGGTTAAAGGGTAATCGTTTGGGGCTCTATACGGGAAGAATTCATGATGCTGTGGAGATCTATCTCAATGGTGTTCTTATAGGCGTTTCTGGAAGTCAGCCTCCTCAGCGCTATTTCGGAACGCCTCATGCTCCGCGTGGATTTTTATTGCCTGAGGAAGTGTTGCGCTATGGTGGTACAAATCTTTTAGCTATTCGTGTTTATACGCATAAAACTCAGGGAGCTTTTGGAGAAATATTGGTGGCCCCGTATCAAGAGGTTCTTGAACGTGTTCATCGGGAGAGTTTTTTGGGGTTGGGTATTCCTCAAGTGGTAACTATTGTTTCTCTCTTTATGGTGTTGTATTTTCTCTTTTTATTCTGGAAGAACCGTGAAAAAACGTATCTCTTTTTGGCTATAGGAGCCTTTTTTATCGGAATTTATTACATGGATATTTATGTTGAGTATCTGCCGATAGACTATCTTCTTAAACAGAAGATAGCTTTTTCTGGTTTGTATTTGTGTTTTATATTTTTTATTCTTTTCTTTCATAGTTTTTATGGATTTCAAAGAAAATGGCAGGAAATGTTGGCGTTTATTTTTGGTGGGGGGAGTGTGATTGCAAATTTTCTTATGCCTGATTTTCCAATGTGGGAGATGATCATGGGATCAGTAGTTCAACTGGTCTGGGTGCTTCCAGCGGTGTTGTATATTCTTTGGGTGAATCTTTCTGCCGTGTTTCAAAAAAAAACATATGCTTTTTTGATGTTTGTAGGGGCTTTTTTTGCCATTTTCTTTTCTCTGAGGGATTCTTTTGGTTTTATTCTTCGCATGTGGGCACGTTACTGGACGTCATCGTGGGGGATGCTTCTTTTTTCAGTTTCGATGTTTATATCGATGGCGCTTCGGGCTGCGGATATTCAGAAGGAGAGTATGGAGAAGGAGGAAAAGTTGAGGAAGCAAAAGGGGGAACTGCAGGAGGTGCTTGAGAAAACGGAGCAGGTTGTGGTGGAGCTTGGGGAGACGAGTCAGGAGCTTGATCGGGAGATATCGAGTGCCAGGATGGCGATGGAATATGTGATAGATCTTTCGAGGGAGATGAGGGGGGAGTTTCAGAGGGAGGCTGAGAAGCTGAGGGAGAGTGCGAGAGCGACGGCGTTGGTAGCTGGAGGGATGGGGAATGTGATGCAACGTTTGGAGAGGGAGAACCAGCTGATTCAGAGGGGGATGAAGAGTTTTGATGAACTGGTGAGGTCCATAGGGGAGATGGTGGGAGAACTCAGGCAGTTGAAGGATGTTATGGGAGGGTTGAAGGAAGGGGTATTGTCACTTGGGGAGCAGACGAAAGCGTCGCAGGGTGCGCTTGAGGAGCTTTCTGGGCGGGCGGAGAATGTGTTTGTGTTATTGGGGAATATTCAGAAGATAGCGGATGATACGAATACGCTTGCGATCAATGCGGCGATACAGTCGGCGCATGCTGGGGAGTATGGGAAGTCGTTTGCGATAGTTGGTCAGGAGGTAAGGAATCTTGCTTTGAGTGTAGCGAGGTTAGCGGAGACGGTGACGAGTGAGGTACAGGAGATGAATAATGAACTCTCTGGTGTGCAGGCGCATTTTGGGAGGTTGGAGCAGGAGTTTGGTCGGACGTTAAAGGAGCTTGAGAGGGTGGAGGGGCTTCTTGGGGTATTCCAGGAGAGGCTTGAGAAGCAAAGGGAAGGTTCTCAGAATGTAGTCATGACGATACAGGAGCTTGATAAGGTAGTGGGTGGGCTTTTGATGGATCTTGGGAAGCAGAAGGAAGATGTTCAGGAGTTTGTACGGACACTTGAAAAGACGGAGAAGCTTTTGGAAGCATTTATGAGCAAGCTGGATTCGCAGCGTGAGAAGGAGGAGAAAGTCTTGCAGGTGATGGAGAGTCTTTCGGGTCTTTCTCAAAAACACAAAGAGATTGTTGCCAGTTTGACTGACGTGGTCATTGGGAAAGAGGGAAGGGGATAG
- the cheB gene encoding chemotaxis-specific protein-glutamate methyltransferase CheB yields MSNRKIRVLIIDDSVLIRKYVTQILSEINDVEVVGSAPNGKIGLQKIFLYKPDVVILDIEMPEMNGLEVLQYLKDKVETKNRPHVIVFSSVVGDGSPTTWEALSLGAKEIMLKPDSPIYQNLEEVKKEFQLKIEGLFYQLGTSKSEVKPVEKEEDRLLEGVRTSLVGVKEVMKQKPIVPRLVAIGSSTGGPNAIRSIMEHLGELSVPMVIAQHMPPLFTGEFAKNLSLAYRRPVKELTEGEKLQPGFIYVCPGGTHARIDKDGDDLVFHRDEKNYEEFFFKPSVDIFFKSIKEAVGNRVVAVVLSGMGKDGSLEAPSLRKLGAIVLAQDKATSVVWGMPGNAVKSGGVDVVLPIHEMGQAITMLAGKKDV; encoded by the coding sequence ATGTCAAATCGTAAGATACGAGTCTTAATTATCGATGATTCGGTTTTGATTCGTAAGTATGTCACACAAATCTTGTCAGAAATTAATGATGTGGAAGTGGTCGGAAGTGCACCAAATGGCAAGATCGGACTCCAGAAGATTTTTCTCTACAAACCGGATGTAGTGATTCTGGATATTGAGATGCCTGAGATGAATGGTCTTGAGGTTTTGCAGTATTTGAAAGACAAAGTAGAAACAAAAAATAGGCCTCATGTGATTGTGTTCAGTTCTGTAGTGGGTGATGGAAGTCCTACAACATGGGAGGCATTGAGTCTTGGTGCTAAGGAGATTATGCTTAAGCCTGATTCACCGATTTATCAGAACCTGGAGGAGGTAAAAAAAGAATTTCAGCTCAAGATAGAAGGTCTTTTTTATCAGTTGGGGACTTCGAAGTCCGAAGTAAAACCAGTTGAAAAGGAAGAAGACCGTCTTTTGGAGGGTGTTCGAACTTCCCTTGTTGGAGTCAAAGAAGTAATGAAACAAAAGCCTATTGTGCCTCGTTTGGTAGCCATAGGTTCATCCACGGGGGGACCAAACGCTATACGTTCAATCATGGAACATCTTGGAGAACTTTCTGTTCCTATGGTGATAGCTCAGCATATGCCACCTCTTTTTACAGGTGAATTTGCGAAAAATCTTTCTTTAGCCTATCGTCGTCCAGTGAAGGAACTTACAGAGGGAGAAAAGCTTCAACCAGGTTTCATCTATGTCTGTCCGGGAGGCACTCATGCTAGGATTGATAAAGATGGCGACGATCTTGTGTTTCATAGGGACGAAAAAAATTACGAGGAATTTTTCTTTAAACCTTCTGTCGATATTTTCTTTAAGTCTATAAAAGAAGCCGTGGGGAACCGAGTAGTAGCTGTGGTTTTGAGTGGAATGGGAAAAGATGGTTCTCTTGAGGCACCAAGTCTCAGAAAATTGGGGGCTATTGTCCTGGCTCAGGATAAGGCTACGTCGGTGGTTTGGGGGATGCCAGGGAACGCTGTTAAGAGTGGCGGAGTGGATGTGGTTTTGCCTATTCATGAAATGGGGCAAGCAATAACTATGCTTGCAGGGAAAAAAGATGTGTAA
- a CDS encoding CheR family methyltransferase, which translates to MEIDVGVLKELASLVYEVSGIVFKDSNLTVLESRLRTRINEKHCSPREYIQILRTNDQELRDFVDFVTTNFTSFFRYPRHFEMLRTEILPKVVQKSSEKKITIWSAGCSTGEEPYSLAITLDIFLRENEMFDWEYAVIGSDISLQSLFVAKEGVFPEKAFTKVPEDLVQKYFVKTSKGYQIVPEIAKHIRFDYHNLIYDNGLRDIPVVFCRNVLIYFDLAVQLKVLENIHRAMRSGGFLFIGHSESLIRITNMFHPQSFSQGVVYVKS; encoded by the coding sequence ATGGAGATTGATGTTGGTGTTCTGAAGGAACTTGCTTCTCTGGTTTATGAGGTGAGCGGTATTGTGTTTAAAGATTCTAATCTTACTGTGCTTGAGAGTCGGTTGAGAACGAGGATTAATGAGAAACACTGTTCCCCTCGTGAATATATCCAGATTCTCCGGACGAATGATCAGGAACTTCGGGATTTTGTGGATTTTGTGACGACGAATTTTACCAGTTTTTTCCGTTATCCGCGACATTTTGAGATGTTACGGACAGAGATTTTGCCCAAGGTAGTGCAAAAAAGCTCCGAAAAAAAGATTACGATCTGGAGTGCAGGGTGTTCCACAGGAGAGGAACCCTATTCTCTCGCTATAACGCTGGATATTTTTCTTCGGGAGAATGAGATGTTTGATTGGGAGTATGCTGTTATAGGTTCGGATATCAGTCTTCAAAGTCTTTTTGTGGCAAAAGAGGGGGTTTTCCCTGAAAAGGCTTTTACAAAAGTGCCAGAGGATCTTGTTCAAAAGTACTTTGTGAAAACCTCTAAAGGATACCAGATAGTTCCTGAGATAGCGAAACACATTCGTTTTGATTATCACAATCTGATTTATGATAATGGACTTCGGGATATTCCTGTGGTTTTTTGTCGAAATGTCTTGATTTATTTTGATCTTGCTGTACAATTGAAAGTGCTGGAAAATATTCATCGTGCCATGAGAAGTGGAGGTTTTTTGTTTATAGGACATTCTGAGAGTTTAATAAGGATTACCAATATGTTTCATCCACAGAGTTTCTCACAAGGGGTAGTGTATGTCAAATCGTAA
- a CDS encoding tetratricopeptide repeat protein, translating into MALKEELRKEVERIHQTFIKKRQFSAAIEDLEHLKEQYGMDDVLAYYLGLCYANIGKREEAKRYLGLINKSKQLTLIQQMQTWMLLGYIATEEGNFPVAEEYLKRVIETNPQSSMAYSSLGYVYFEMKRYDQAILHFRKAIQLNPNNAGAHNNLGYTYAELGINLGEAIAECRKALQLSPKSAAYYDSLGWAYYMAEDYENAVIYLQKALDYASPQQKTLITEHLQRAYKKRDQGKR; encoded by the coding sequence ATGGCATTAAAAGAGGAACTTCGGAAGGAAGTTGAAAGGATTCATCAGACTTTTATTAAGAAGAGGCAATTTTCTGCGGCGATTGAGGATCTGGAACATCTCAAGGAACAGTATGGTATGGATGATGTTCTGGCGTATTATTTAGGGTTGTGTTATGCCAATATAGGTAAGCGTGAGGAAGCCAAACGTTATCTTGGCCTTATTAATAAATCAAAACAGCTTACTCTGATTCAGCAAATGCAGACGTGGATGCTTTTGGGGTATATTGCTACGGAAGAGGGCAATTTTCCTGTGGCTGAGGAGTATTTGAAGAGGGTGATCGAAACCAATCCTCAGAGTTCTATGGCGTATTCCAGTTTGGGTTATGTTTATTTTGAAATGAAACGTTATGATCAGGCTATACTTCATTTTCGTAAGGCCATTCAGTTAAATCCGAATAATGCTGGTGCTCACAATAATCTTGGCTATACGTATGCAGAATTGGGGATTAATCTAGGTGAGGCTATAGCAGAATGTCGCAAGGCACTTCAGCTTTCTCCAAAATCAGCGGCTTATTACGATAGTCTGGGTTGGGCATATTATATGGCAGAGGATTATGAAAATGCTGTGATCTATCTTCAAAAGGCTCTGGATTATGCATCACCTCAACAAAAAACGTTGATTACGGAACATCTCCAGAGGGCTTATAAAAAAAGAGATCAAGGAAAGCGGTAG
- the lon gene encoding endopeptidase La, with product MADKERLPIIPLKGVVVFPHMVVPLIIGRPSSMRAVLYAYENNTKVFLVAQKDKQIETPTQEDMYKVGCVATIMELLHLPNGLVRIVIQGEQRAVAMNLQYQEVDENDFPWAEVVPAELYVANETEIEPLFRSLKDAFFEYIEVSDKIPKDTLFAVTAIETPEKLVDAVMANISASVEEAQAILEENNLNERLTKALALVKKEIDIVRLEQDINQRVQNRLEKQQKKYILNEQLKEIQRELHDTEGEESEEGTLQELREKMKGRNYPDEVKEKIEKEMDKLRKMPTSSPEYPMNYNYVEWIIEFPWNIYTQDNKDITLAEEVLEKDHYGLKEVKERILDFIAIRQLNPQSKGPILCFVGPPGTGKTSLAQSIARALNRNFVRFSLGGVRDEAEIRGHRRTYIGALPGKIVQLMRRAGSMNPVFLLDEVDKMSMDFRGDPSAALLEVLDPEQNHAFNDHYFSLDIDLSYVFFLTTANNVYNIPEPLRDRMEIIEIPGYTELEKKMIAKNFLLPKQCKENGLGDVKIHIPDEEILQIIRGYTREAGLRSLERHIGKIVRKVARERVKKEFSRFVVTHKKLEQYLGIPRYDYTKMQKEPRVGVVAGMAWTESGGDVLYIESTIFKGKGNLILTGNLGEVMQESAKIAFSYARSIADQYNIPAKKFEDNDLHIHVPQGAIPKDGPSAGITMLSSIVSTFSGRKVRHDIAMTGELTLKGDVLAIGGLREKLLATKRAGIYEVIIPRQNEKDISDIAAEIKKDLTIHYVEKAIEVLDLIFLPEENVKNT from the coding sequence GTGGCTGATAAAGAGAGACTTCCTATTATTCCGTTAAAAGGGGTGGTAGTTTTTCCCCATATGGTTGTTCCTCTTATTATTGGACGTCCAAGTTCCATGCGTGCTGTTTTGTACGCGTATGAGAACAATACCAAGGTTTTTCTAGTAGCGCAGAAGGACAAACAGATAGAGACCCCAACTCAAGAAGACATGTATAAAGTTGGTTGTGTGGCTACCATTATGGAGCTTCTTCATCTTCCCAATGGGCTTGTGCGAATTGTGATCCAGGGTGAGCAGCGTGCTGTAGCGATGAATCTTCAATATCAAGAGGTGGATGAAAATGATTTTCCCTGGGCTGAGGTGGTTCCTGCCGAGCTTTATGTTGCTAATGAAACAGAGATTGAACCGCTTTTTCGGAGTCTCAAGGATGCTTTTTTTGAGTATATTGAGGTCTCAGACAAGATTCCAAAAGATACTTTGTTTGCTGTGACAGCCATAGAAACACCAGAAAAACTTGTCGATGCGGTGATGGCAAATATATCTGCTTCCGTGGAAGAGGCACAGGCTATCCTGGAGGAAAATAATCTCAATGAACGCCTTACGAAGGCTCTTGCTCTGGTAAAAAAGGAGATAGATATTGTGCGTCTGGAGCAGGATATTAACCAGAGGGTTCAGAATAGACTGGAGAAGCAACAAAAGAAATATATTCTCAATGAACAACTCAAAGAGATACAGAGAGAGCTTCACGATACCGAAGGGGAGGAGAGTGAAGAAGGAACCCTCCAGGAACTTCGGGAGAAAATGAAAGGGAGAAACTATCCCGATGAAGTGAAAGAAAAAATTGAAAAAGAGATGGATAAACTAAGAAAAATGCCTACATCTTCGCCTGAGTATCCGATGAACTACAACTATGTGGAGTGGATTATAGAATTTCCCTGGAATATCTACACTCAGGACAATAAAGATATTACTCTGGCCGAGGAGGTATTGGAAAAAGATCATTATGGTCTCAAAGAGGTAAAGGAAAGAATCCTGGATTTTATTGCCATCCGCCAGTTGAATCCTCAATCCAAGGGGCCTATCCTGTGTTTTGTGGGTCCTCCTGGTACAGGGAAAACATCTCTTGCTCAATCTATAGCTCGTGCTTTGAATAGGAACTTTGTTCGGTTTTCTCTCGGAGGAGTGAGGGATGAGGCCGAAATCAGAGGACATCGTCGTACCTATATTGGGGCTTTGCCAGGGAAGATTGTTCAATTAATGCGGCGAGCTGGCTCCATGAATCCTGTTTTCTTGCTGGATGAAGTGGACAAGATGAGTATGGATTTTCGTGGGGATCCTAGTGCTGCTCTTCTTGAGGTTTTGGATCCGGAGCAGAACCATGCCTTTAATGACCACTATTTTTCACTGGATATAGATTTGTCGTATGTGTTTTTCTTAACCACGGCAAATAATGTATACAACATTCCAGAACCTTTACGAGATCGTATGGAGATTATTGAAATTCCAGGCTATACAGAACTCGAGAAAAAAATGATAGCGAAAAATTTTCTTTTACCCAAGCAATGCAAGGAAAATGGTCTGGGAGATGTAAAAATCCATATTCCTGATGAAGAGATCCTGCAGATTATTCGGGGGTATACCCGTGAAGCAGGGCTGAGAAGTTTGGAGCGTCATATAGGGAAAATCGTTCGTAAAGTAGCAAGAGAACGGGTAAAAAAAGAATTTTCTCGTTTTGTGGTTACACACAAAAAGCTTGAGCAATATTTAGGTATACCACGGTATGATTACACCAAGATGCAAAAAGAGCCAAGAGTTGGTGTGGTGGCGGGAATGGCCTGGACCGAAAGTGGGGGAGATGTACTGTATATTGAATCTACCATTTTCAAGGGCAAAGGCAATCTCATTCTCACCGGAAATCTTGGAGAGGTGATGCAGGAATCAGCAAAGATTGCTTTCTCGTATGCTCGCTCTATTGCAGATCAGTATAATATCCCTGCCAAAAAGTTTGAGGATAATGATCTCCATATTCATGTTCCTCAAGGGGCAATACCGAAGGATGGTCCGTCAGCAGGTATTACGATGCTCAGTTCTATTGTATCAACTTTTTCGGGGAGAAAAGTGCGGCATGATATTGCTATGACAGGTGAGCTTACATTAAAGGGAGATGTTCTTGCTATAGGAGGGCTTCGTGAAAAGTTGCTCGCCACTAAAAGAGCAGGCATCTATGAGGTTATTATTCCCAGACAGAACGAGAAAGATATTTCAGATATTGCGGCCGAGATTAAAAAGGATCTTACCATTCACTATGTGGAAAAAGCTATAGAGGTATTGGATCTCATATTTCTTCCTGAAGAGAATGTAAAAAATACTTAA
- a CDS encoding methyl-accepting chemotaxis protein yields the protein MRWLGIIFLFFARISLLAAFSFEIPLLENWRYTYGDDSRYREVDYNDSQWQTVQFPTTFFVFEGQENPYTWFRKHFFVPESLKGNRLGLYTGRIHDAVEIYLNGVLIGVSGSQPPQRYFGTPNTPRGFLLSGQILRYGETNLIALRLYTHKKTGSFGKIVIAPYHEVFQRVRLDYFLGIGIPQIVAVIALFMLVYFFSLFLKSRENYYLFIGFAMFFIGVFYYIDLCVEYLSFVDYLTKTKIAYMGLYLALVCFILFFHRIYETGKRWIEVLVIGIGIVSIVVNFVVSDYASWQMVTTSVMHPLWVLPAMLYILGINIWAMFHKKPYAILMGGGFFFAVFFGIHDSMRFMLNMWMRYWTSSWGMLLFSVSMFISMALRAADIQKESMEKEEKLRKQKGELQEVLEKTEQVVVELGETSQELDREISSARMAMEYVIDLSREMRGEFQREAEKLRESARATALVAGGMGNVMQRLERENQLIQRGMKSFDELVRSIGEMVGELRQLKDVMGGLKEGVLSLGEQTKASQGALEELSGRAENVFVLLGNIQKIADDTNTLAINAAIQSAHAGEYGKSFAIVGQEVRNLALSVARLAETVTSEVQEMNNELSGVQAHFGRLEQEFGRTLKELERVEGLLGVFQERLEKQREGSQNVVMTIQELDKVVAGLLMDLGKQKGEVQEFVRILEETEKLLGAFMSKLDSQREKEEKVLQVMESLSGLSQKHKEIVASLTEVVVGKV from the coding sequence ATGCGGTGGTTAGGAATCATCTTTTTATTTTTTGCAAGGATTTCCTTGCTAGCGGCTTTTTCGTTTGAGATTCCTCTTTTGGAAAACTGGCGGTATACGTATGGGGATGATTCTCGTTATCGTGAAGTGGACTATAATGATTCTCAGTGGCAAACTGTTCAATTCCCTACAACCTTTTTTGTTTTTGAGGGTCAAGAGAATCCTTATACCTGGTTTCGTAAACATTTTTTTGTTCCTGAGAGTTTAAAGGGTAATCGTTTGGGTCTCTATACTGGAAGAATTCATGATGCTGTGGAGATCTATCTCAATGGTGTTCTTATCGGGGTTTCTGGAAGTCAGCCTCCGCAGCGCTATTTCGGAACGCCTAATACACCACGTGGTTTTTTATTGTCAGGTCAGATTCTCCGTTATGGAGAGACAAATCTCATAGCTTTACGTTTATACACACACAAAAAAACAGGTTCTTTTGGGAAAATTGTCATAGCACCATATCATGAGGTGTTTCAGCGGGTACGCTTGGATTATTTTTTGGGGATAGGAATTCCTCAAATTGTGGCGGTAATTGCCCTTTTTATGCTTGTCTATTTTTTCTCTTTGTTTTTAAAGAGTCGAGAAAACTATTATCTTTTTATTGGCTTTGCTATGTTTTTTATAGGGGTTTTTTATTATATAGATCTCTGTGTGGAATATCTTTCTTTTGTTGATTATCTTACGAAAACCAAGATTGCTTACATGGGTTTGTATCTGGCGTTGGTATGTTTTATTTTGTTTTTTCACAGGATATATGAGACGGGAAAAAGATGGATTGAAGTTTTGGTGATAGGCATAGGAATCGTATCGATTGTGGTCAATTTTGTGGTTTCAGATTATGCCTCTTGGCAAATGGTGACCACTTCTGTGATGCATCCTTTGTGGGTACTTCCAGCAATGTTGTATATCCTAGGGATAAATATTTGGGCTATGTTTCATAAAAAACCGTATGCTATTTTAATGGGGGGTGGCTTTTTCTTTGCAGTTTTCTTTGGTATTCATGATTCGATGAGATTTATGCTTAACATGTGGATGCGTTACTGGACGTCATCGTGGGGGATGCTTCTTTTTTCAGTTTCGATGTTTATATCGATGGCGCTTCGGGCTGCGGATATTCAGAAGGAGAGTATGGAGAAGGAGGAAAAGTTGAGGAAGCAAAAGGGGGAACTGCAGGAGGTGCTTGAGAAAACGGAGCAGGTTGTGGTGGAGCTTGGGGAGACGAGTCAGGAGCTTGATCGGGAGATATCGAGTGCCAGGATGGCGATGGAATATGTGATAGATCTTTCGAGGGAGATGAGGGGAGAGTTTCAGAGGGAGGCGGAGAAGCTGAGGGAGAGTGCGAGAGCGACGGCGTTGGTAGCTGGAGGGATGGGGAATGTGATGCAACGTTTGGAGAGGGAGAACCAGCTGATTCAGAGGGGGATGAAGAGTTTTGATGAACTGGTGAGGTCCATAGGGGAGATGGTGGGAGAACTCAGGCAGTTGAAGGATGTTATGGGAGGGTTGAAGGAAGGGGTATTGTCACTTGGGGAGCAGACGAAAGCGTCGCAGGGTGCGCTTGAGGAGCTTTCTGGGCGGGCGGAGAATGTGTTTGTGTTATTGGGGAATATTCAGAAGATAGCGGATGATACGAATACGCTTGCGATCAATGCGGCGATACAGTCGGCGCATGCTGGGGAGTATGGGAAGTCGTTTGCGATAGTTGGTCAGGAGGTAAGGAATCTTGCTTTGAGTGTAGCGAGGTTAGCGGAGACGGTGACGAGTGAGGTACAGGAGATGAATAATGAACTCTCTGGTGTGCAGGCGCATTTTGGGAGGTTGGAGCAGGAGTTTGGTCGGACGTTAAAGGAGCTTGAGAGGGTGGAGGGGCTTCTTGGGGTATTCCAGGAGAGGCTTGAGAAGCAAAGGGAAGGTTCTCAGAATGTAGTCATGACGATACAGGAGCTTGATAAGGTAGTGGCTGGGCTTTTAATGGATCTTGGTAAGCAGAAGGGAGAGGTGCAAGAGTTTGTGAGGATACTTGAGGAGACGGAGAAGCTTCTTGGGGCATTTATGAGCAAGCTGGATTCGCAGCGTGAGAAGGAGGAGAAAGTCTTGCAGGTGATGGAGAGTCTTTCGGGTCTTTCTCAAAAACACAAAGAGATTGTTGCCAGTTTGACTGAGGTGGTCGTTGGGAAAGTGTGA